The Henckelia pumila isolate YLH828 chromosome 2, ASM3356847v2, whole genome shotgun sequence genome includes a window with the following:
- the LOC140881733 gene encoding putative late blight resistance protein homolog R1A-3: protein MDMAYASLTSLAQILDQIFWHIRNHLLYNRPQIESLREKVGFLQEFIEDCDQRRIKVSQDLENQIKKVAHRAEDVIETKMVDDILGISPRPLEGSTLFCQKIETLIQEFDSVKKMVVETKESQGMKYVQRSRKSYGTTSLSGRPAGGKISAVVGLEQHLVRVMEELTAQQPRRQVFPIVGMGGIGKTTLCRHVYENPLIVQHFHVSAWITVSQEFSVREIILRLLREIKEPLDEETDELRDDELGEKLHKSLSGRKYLIVMDDIWGVEVWDEVKMFLPDNGNGSRIMVTTRLSDVAHRLSSCSPYTMDFLDEYESWSLLYQTVFGDQETYPVEFEEVGQQIARNCRGLPLAIIVVGGLLSKSDMTGEYWEYVAQHLSSVVNSENDEHCLSMLYLSYQDLPVHLKPCFLYMGVFPEDGEILVSKLITLWVAEGFLKPIIGKSLEEVAEDYLQDLIDRNLVMVRTRKSSTKMRSCGIHDLLRDLCTKVAQKENFFWLIPAETVPGNYNWLQTDFDEAPRYVWGSQAYILQKIKRGISSLFGLKGGHRHRHRPRPSPPPIHSSTQTPYSGNIPSSIKDTRCLVIPKNFDTWQMYRRAKSASFTRSLFSGNLYLTGHLFYCFRLLRIVDEFNDYSPESIRKVVNSRYLACSFWKYHLDLSIPPSIELLRNLQTLVFKSNSSSYESSELIALPSEIWKMPHLRHIMIDEAILPDPPRTRVPNTDTRSHYLHNLQTLSTVRNFRCDNKNVLERIPNVKKLKINWKSGPSYCFHLNNLVHLQELESLNCKWSWKISLGNQAFPDSINKLTLKGRGLRWDQDMSIIGSLPNLEVLKLFGALDGEEWITLEGQFLKLKFLLLESSNMWRHWETESSHFPRLESLILRYCMKLEEIPYGIGEIPTLKLIELYMCGEEANSSAEQIQEEQLSMGNEDLQVRVEGSVNYLDNDLDELSKLKEYLREHPIKPSPVLGYASSNAQDSEWEHQLDSDEEEGISTGNNELFVFGLQPSP from the coding sequence ATGGATATGGCTTATGCATCTCTTACCTCTCTTGCTCAAATTCTCGATCAAATTTTCTGGCACATTCGAAATCATTTACTCTACAACAGACCGCAGATTGAATCCCTTCGCGAAAAGGTTGGTTTCTTGCAAGAATTTATCGAAGATTGTGACCAACGAAGGATCAAAGTATCCCAAGATTtggaaaatcaaataaaaaaagtaGCTCATCGAGCAGAAGATGTAATAGAAACCAAGATGGTGGATGATATTCTTGGGATATCTCCACGTCCTTTGGAGGGTTCCACTCTCTTTTGCCAAAAGATAGAGACATTAATTCAAGAATTCGATTCCGTGAAGAAAATGGTTGTGGAGACAAAGGAAAGCCAGGGCATGAAATATGTTCAACGTTCAAGAAAATCTTATGGTACTACAAGCTTGTCGGGACGTCCTGCCGGTGGCAAGATTAGTGCCGTGGTTGGACTCGAACAACACTTGGTTCGAGTTATGGAAGAACTCACCGCACAGCAGCCCAGACGTCAAGTGTTTCCTATCGTAGGGATGGGAGGTATCGGTAAGACTACTCTCTGTAGACATGTTTATGAAAATCCATTAATCGTACAGCATTTCCATGTTAGTGCTTGGATCACTGTTTCTCAAGAATTTAGTGTTCGAGAAATTATTCTAAGGCTTCTACGTGAGATTAAAGAACCACTAGATGAAGAAACCGATGAACTAAGAGATGATGAATTAGGAGAAAAATTGCACAAAAGTTTATCGGGTCGGAAGTATTTGATCGTCATGGATGATATTTGGGGAGTTGAAGTCTGGGACGAGGTAAAAATGTTTTTACCAGACAATGGAAACGGAAGTCGGATCATGGTGACGACTAGGCTATCGGATGTGGCTCATAGGTTGAGCTCGTGTAGCCCTTATACAATGGATTTCTTAGATGAGTACGAGAGTTGGAGTTTGTTGTATCAAACTGTATTTGGTGATCAAGAAACTTATCCTGTCGAATTCGAGGAAGTCGGGCAACAGATTGCAAGAAATTGTAGAGGACTTCCTCTGGCAATCATTGTGGTTGGCGGGCTCCTTTCGAAATCTGATATGACAGGAGAATATTGGGAATATGTAGCACAACACCTCAGCTCAGTAGTGAATTCTGAAAATGATGAACATTGCTTGAGTATGTTGTATTTGAGTTATCAAGACTTGCCAGTTCATCTAAAACCATGTTTTCTTTACATGGGAGTTTTCCCGGAAGATGGCGAAATACTTGTCTCTAAACTCATCACATTGTGGGTTGCTGAGGGATTTCTAAAGCCCATTATCGGCAAAAGCTTGGAAGAAGTTGCGGAAGATTACTTACAGGATCTTATTGACAGAAACCTTGTCATGGTCCGGACTCGAAAATCCAGTACTAAAATGAGAAGTTGCGGGATCCATGACCTCTTGAGGGACTTGTGTACTAAGGTAGCTCAGAAAGAGAACTTTTTTTGGCTGATACCTGCAGAAACAGTCCCAGGAAATTATAACTGGCTCCAGACAGATTTCGATGAGGCCCCTCGATACGTCTGGGGCAGCCAAGCTTATattcttcaaaaaatcaaaCGTGGAATTTCAAGTTTATTTGGCTTGAAAGGTGGCCATCGCCATCGCCATCGCCCTCGCCCGTCCCCTCCTCCGATCCACTCCTCGACGCAGACTCCTTACAGCGGCAACATCCCATCCAGCATAAAGGATACTCGATGCCTTGTGATTCCGAAAAATTTTGATACGTGGCAAATGTATAGAAGAGCAAAATCAGCATCATTCACTCGTTCTTTGTTTTCGGGCAACTTGTACTTGACGGGGCATCTTTTCTACTGCTTCAGATTGTTGAGGATAGTGGACGAGTTCAATGACTACTCCCCAGAATCAATTCGAAAAGTCGTTAACTCTCGGTACCTTGCTTGTAGCTTCTGGAAATATCATTTAGACTTGAGCATTCCTCCTTCGATAGAATTGTTACGGAATCTACAAACTCTAGTCTTCAAATCAAACTCATCATCATATGAGAGTTCAGAGCTTATCGCTCTTCCATCTGAAATATGGAAAATGCCACATCTCAGGCATATCATGATCGACGAAGCCATTTTGCCGGATCCCCCGCGAACCAGAGTCCCCAACACGGACACGAGGTCACATTATTTACACAACCTGCAAACACTCTCAACTGTAAGAAACTTCAGGTGTGACAACAAGAATGTCCTGGAAAGAATCCCCAACGTAAAGAAACTAAAGATCAACTGGAAAAGCGGCCCATCGTATTGCTTCCATCTCAACAATCTAGTCCATCTCCAAGAACTCGAATCATTAAATTGCAAATGGTCATGGAAGATTTCACTGGGGAACCAGGCCTTCCCAGATTCAATCAACAAGTTAACTTTAAAAGGCCGCGGGCTTCGATGGGATCAGGACATGAGCATAATCGGTTCATTGCCGAATCTTGAAGTGCTGAAACTGTTTGGAGCCTTGGATGGGGAAGAGTGGATTACCTTGGAGGGGCAGTTTCTGAAGTTGAAATTCTTGCTTCTCGAGAGTTCAAATATGTGGCGCCATTGGGAAACAGAGAGCTCTCACTTTCCAAGACTTGAGAGTTTGATTTTGCGGTATTGCATGAAGTTAGAGGAGATCCCATATGGTATTGGAGAGATTCCGACGCTTAAGTTGATAGAGTTGTATATGTGTGGAGAAGAGGCGAATTCATCGGCGGAGCAAATACAAGAGGAGCAATTGAGCATGGGAAATGAAGATCTTCAAGTTCGTGTGGAAGGCAGTGTGAATTATCTTGATAATGATTTGGATGAATTGTCCAAATTGAAAGAGTATCTTCGAGAACATCCTATTAAACCAAGTCCCGTCCTTGGCTATGCTTCTAGCAATGCTCAAGATTCTGAGTGGGAACACCAACTTGACTCCGATGAGGAAGAAGGAATTTCAACAGGCAACAATGAACTATTTGTCTTCGGGTTACAACCTTCGCCCTAG